The following are encoded in a window of Rhodomicrobium lacus genomic DNA:
- the aroD gene encoding type I 3-dehydroquinate dehydratase yields the protein MPNNILSGKVGRRLLLTTGLVTAAVAATGLPAIAPSAVAKEEAVAKAAPKQTKPLVIRNIAIGEGKPKTIVPITAKDPASVRSFATKVGADPSIDLIEFRVDYLEIALNADAVAELSKDVAGAINGKPLLLTFRTKAEGGVTAIDDKAYADFYETIVKKGKVDLIDVELVRDEKAVRRIVKAAHAAGVAVVMSNHDFHATADADELVRRLRKMEVLGADVLKLAAMPKDAGDVLKLLTATWEMRSRYTEKPMITMAMGGTGVVSRLTGELFGSAATFGMVGQASAPGQIDVHALQSVLETIHKAITGA from the coding sequence ATGCCTAACAACATCTTATCCGGCAAGGTGGGACGCCGTCTGCTTCTTACCACCGGTCTCGTCACCGCCGCCGTAGCCGCAACGGGGCTGCCCGCTATCGCTCCTTCCGCTGTCGCCAAGGAAGAAGCGGTCGCCAAAGCAGCGCCCAAGCAGACGAAGCCGCTGGTGATCCGAAACATCGCCATCGGCGAGGGCAAGCCGAAAACCATCGTCCCGATCACGGCGAAGGATCCCGCTTCCGTGCGGAGCTTCGCTACGAAGGTCGGTGCCGATCCCTCGATCGATCTCATCGAGTTCCGGGTCGATTATCTCGAAATCGCGCTCAACGCCGATGCCGTCGCGGAATTGTCGAAGGACGTTGCCGGCGCGATCAACGGAAAGCCGCTTCTTCTCACCTTCCGGACCAAGGCAGAGGGCGGCGTTACGGCAATCGATGACAAGGCCTATGCCGATTTTTACGAGACGATCGTCAAAAAGGGCAAGGTAGACCTGATCGATGTCGAACTGGTGCGCGACGAGAAGGCCGTGCGCCGCATCGTCAAGGCAGCGCATGCAGCCGGTGTGGCGGTCGTGATGTCGAACCACGACTTCCATGCCACCGCGGATGCGGACGAACTCGTTCGTCGGCTTCGCAAGATGGAAGTTCTCGGCGCCGACGTTCTCAAGCTGGCGGCGATGCCGAAGGATGCGGGCGACGTGCTGAAGCTTCTCACGGCCACGTGGGAAATGCGCAGCCGCTACACCGAAAAACCCATGATCACCATGGCAATGGGCGGCACGGGCGTCGTTTCCCGCCTGACCGGCGAATTGTTCGGATCGGCGGCCACGTTCGGCATGGTCGGGCAAGCGTCCGCACCGGGACAGATCGACGTGCACGCTCTCCAGTCCGTGCTGGAGACCATTCACAAGGCCATCACCGGCGCTTGA
- a CDS encoding NosD domain-containing protein — MGKLKRASAIFVLPLALLGQQVQADPAVEVLKVTRYGDDGGTGTLRWALEENNKNPGHYQIDIDAVGPAPYAIVVKSELPPIKGPVKISFPLHDENGSFVAIDGSGYVGPSAKDCPGAVPGQFGTNVRTTTKPGIVLQDTQDVEIAGIEIRNFCIGVLINRASRNVIRDSRIVGNHGGAGIMITGDDGKGASTSTTTNNNKILRNYFFNNGDAMELTRGAAFNLLADNFITNDGTIEEPSQGLEILWGNDNSIVRNHFENQSDGVQLNWGNRNYIAANTFTKLSSAVTLSGTGNIVDGNIMTGNRVAVSVRPQAAPGPNGTPGRNRITGPAVNRITANSMFDNGKDIERCFAGGACLPEHKGAIVFGVPGLEHDVFVGNRGGGIDGDTSKMEKICAPGVTAPDCEPMPNHNQSAPKLVAANPAASGVEIKGEVEGQPKTLYRIEFFANTDASSKEAEIYLGFANVPLDASGKGSFTYVADAAKAANAANFTATATTVDGATSMLSTPLANAVSRNN, encoded by the coding sequence ATGGGCAAACTGAAACGCGCCTCCGCGATTTTCGTTCTGCCGCTGGCACTGTTGGGCCAGCAAGTTCAGGCCGATCCGGCGGTCGAAGTCCTGAAAGTCACTCGTTACGGCGACGATGGGGGCACGGGAACGCTCCGTTGGGCTCTTGAGGAAAACAACAAGAACCCCGGCCATTATCAAATCGATATAGATGCCGTCGGCCCCGCGCCCTACGCTATCGTCGTGAAGTCCGAACTCCCGCCCATCAAGGGGCCGGTGAAAATCAGCTTCCCGCTCCATGACGAAAACGGAAGTTTCGTTGCGATCGACGGCTCAGGCTATGTCGGCCCGAGCGCGAAGGATTGCCCAGGCGCAGTGCCGGGCCAGTTTGGCACCAACGTGCGCACGACGACGAAACCGGGGATCGTCCTTCAGGATACGCAGGACGTCGAGATCGCCGGCATAGAAATCCGTAATTTCTGTATCGGCGTGCTTATCAACCGCGCGAGCCGCAATGTGATCCGCGACAGCCGCATCGTCGGCAATCATGGCGGCGCAGGCATCATGATTACAGGCGATGACGGAAAGGGCGCCTCGACATCCACCACCACGAACAACAACAAGATCCTTCGCAATTATTTCTTCAACAACGGCGATGCGATGGAACTGACGCGCGGCGCGGCGTTCAACCTCCTCGCCGACAACTTCATCACCAATGACGGCACGATCGAAGAGCCCTCCCAGGGACTCGAAATCCTGTGGGGCAACGATAACAGCATCGTGCGCAACCACTTCGAAAACCAGTCGGACGGTGTGCAGCTGAACTGGGGGAACCGCAATTACATCGCGGCGAACACCTTCACGAAGCTCTCCTCCGCCGTGACGCTCTCCGGTACGGGCAACATCGTCGATGGCAACATCATGACGGGGAACCGCGTTGCCGTTTCGGTCCGTCCCCAGGCTGCTCCTGGCCCGAACGGAACCCCCGGCCGCAACCGTATCACCGGCCCTGCCGTGAACCGCATCACGGCCAACTCGATGTTCGACAACGGCAAGGACATCGAGCGCTGCTTCGCGGGCGGCGCTTGTCTCCCGGAGCACAAGGGCGCCATCGTGTTCGGCGTTCCGGGCCTTGAGCACGACGTCTTCGTCGGGAACCGGGGCGGCGGTATCGATGGCGACACCAGCAAGATGGAGAAGATCTGCGCGCCGGGCGTGACCGCTCCCGACTGCGAGCCGATGCCGAACCATAACCAGTCCGCGCCGAAGCTCGTCGCCGCGAACCCAGCCGCCAGCGGCGTCGAAATCAAGGGCGAGGTCGAAGGTCAGCCAAAGACCCTTTATCGGATCGAATTCTTCGCCAATACCGACGCCTCCTCGAAGGAAGCCGAAATCTACCTCGGCTTTGCGAATGTGCCGCTGGACGCTTCGGGGAAGGGTTCCTTCACCTATGTCGCCGATGCCGCAAAAGCCGCCAACGCGGCGAACTTCACGGCGACGGCTACGACCGTGGACGGCGCGACCTCCATGCTCAGCACACCGCTTGCCAACGCGGTTTCTCGAAACAACTGA